In Clostridium sp. SY8519, one genomic interval encodes:
- a CDS encoding ATP-binding protein: MKYIERPEYMQRLLDLMGTPDIKIITGVRRSGKSELMKAYIRRIREMQPEANIIFVDFFDLKYEGLKEYHTLYDYIESHYAAGKQNYVFVDEVQLCDRFELAINSLHSSRKYDLYITGSNAFLLSSDLTTLFTGRYIEIHVFPFSFAEFCRYYAEEQDKAKLFDEYVIKGGLAGSYEYRTERDRTNYIRDVYDTIINRDLVTKYHLPDTTMLEHLAEFMMDNVSNLTSPNNISDTLTANAVATNHKTVGNYIRYLCDAYVFYGVRRYDIRGKKYLKTSVKYYLSDTGIRFARLGRRNLDYGRMYENIVCIELMRRGFEVYVGKLYQKEVDFVAVRGDEKMYIQVSDDISRPETFEREYDPLLKIKDAYPKLILANTRHETYDYEGIRIHNLSDWLLKIE, translated from the coding sequence ATGAAATATATTGAAAGACCAGAATATATGCAGCGGCTTCTTGATCTTATGGGGACCCCGGATATCAAGATCATTACCGGAGTGCGCCGCAGCGGCAAGTCTGAATTGATGAAAGCTTATATCCGCAGAATCAGAGAGATGCAGCCAGAGGCCAACATTATCTTTGTGGATTTCTTTGACCTGAAATATGAAGGATTAAAGGAATATCATACTCTGTATGATTACATTGAAAGCCATTATGCGGCCGGAAAACAGAACTATGTATTCGTGGATGAAGTGCAGCTGTGCGATAGATTTGAACTTGCGATCAACAGCCTGCATTCTTCCCGGAAATATGATCTGTATATCACCGGTTCCAACGCGTTCCTTCTAAGCTCCGATCTGACGACGCTGTTTACAGGGCGCTATATTGAGATCCATGTTTTCCCGTTCAGCTTTGCGGAATTCTGCCGCTACTATGCAGAGGAACAGGACAAAGCAAAGCTCTTTGATGAATATGTGATCAAGGGCGGTCTGGCGGGCTCCTATGAATACCGTACGGAGAGAGATCGGACAAACTATATCAGAGACGTGTACGATACGATCATCAACCGGGATCTGGTCACGAAATATCATCTGCCGGACACAACGATGCTGGAGCATCTGGCAGAGTTCATGATGGATAACGTATCCAATCTGACATCCCCCAACAACATCAGTGATACACTGACGGCAAATGCGGTTGCGACCAATCACAAGACTGTCGGAAACTATATCAGATATCTGTGCGATGCGTATGTTTTCTATGGAGTACGCCGATATGACATCCGTGGAAAGAAATACCTGAAGACTTCTGTGAAATACTATCTGAGTGATACCGGCATACGCTTTGCCAGACTTGGCAGGCGGAATCTTGATTATGGCCGGATGTATGAAAATATTGTCTGCATCGAACTGATGCGGCGTGGCTTCGAGGTTTACGTTGGAAAGCTGTATCAGAAAGAAGTGGATTTTGTTGCAGTCCGCGGCGATGAAAAGATGTATATCCAGGTAAGTGACGATATATCGCGGCCGGAGACCTTTGAACGTGAGTATGATCCCCTGCTTAAGATCAAAGATGCGTATCCCAAGCTTATTCTGGCCAATACCAGGCATGAGACCTATGACTATGAAGGTATCAGGATTCATAATTTATCAGACTGGCTGCTGAAGATTGAATAA